A single Defluviitalea saccharophila DNA region contains:
- a CDS encoding GAF domain-containing sensor histidine kinase, with amino-acid sequence MGHFVNTCERYMDEILFGWEKNMIDREYIDQQNRIIEAPLITIKNVLIALGYFIDNEKESYLNPSDKCKKMIRDLVFHIVQKHSLRGTKIHYIQDRILLLKYSIMEVINKVKILEEYELKYVAAFFDHVINQFTDIAMKNFQTAFETLAKPILNLNSYDELCEEIVSKACSLLAQDYCSLVTFYKDTHNVRISDYTGELYTEQMHPIDWDLIHKVRKEKITYMKTVRKKDRLQDWAQISGPIEINNRVVGVISLHFRYAHQFDYDEQKMLEIICRQAAVSIHTLKLYKKVSYAYQNSKFVNEELRLTKSRLEESNKNLLELDRLKSMFIANISHELKTPLNTIIGFSELLISSLEDKVSEQNMKDLNNIYQSGKYLLRIINDILDLSKIEAGKVEFENEEVDLYEIVLNGAMTLRSLIGDKNIEIKYNFDPNLPKIIGDETRIQQVLYNIIGNAAKFTNEGSITISAWADFENQRAIFSVEDTGIGIKKEDQNKVFERFAQISNKQYNIEEKGSGLGMTITKELLSRMGGEIWFKSTYKKGTTFYFSLPLNKQ; translated from the coding sequence TTGGGTCATTTTGTAAACACATGTGAAAGATATATGGATGAAATTCTATTTGGCTGGGAAAAAAATATGATTGATCGAGAATACATCGATCAGCAAAATAGAATCATAGAGGCACCTTTAATTACAATAAAAAATGTTTTGATTGCATTGGGATATTTTATTGATAATGAGAAGGAATCCTATTTGAATCCATCGGATAAATGCAAAAAGATGATTAGGGATTTGGTCTTTCATATCGTGCAAAAGCATAGCCTTAGGGGAACGAAAATTCATTATATTCAGGACAGGATTCTTCTCTTAAAGTATTCGATTATGGAAGTCATCAATAAAGTAAAGATTTTAGAGGAATATGAGTTAAAGTATGTGGCTGCCTTTTTTGATCATGTCATCAATCAGTTTACAGATATTGCTATGAAAAACTTTCAAACAGCCTTTGAAACCTTGGCAAAGCCTATTTTAAATCTCAATTCCTATGATGAATTATGCGAAGAAATAGTATCAAAAGCCTGTTCACTGCTGGCGCAGGATTACTGTTCTCTAGTCACTTTTTATAAAGATACGCATAATGTTCGTATCTCAGACTATACAGGAGAATTGTACACTGAACAGATGCATCCTATTGATTGGGATCTGATTCATAAAGTAAGAAAAGAAAAAATAACATACATGAAAACTGTCAGAAAAAAGGACAGACTGCAGGATTGGGCGCAAATTTCAGGCCCTATTGAAATCAATAACAGGGTTGTGGGAGTTATTAGCCTTCATTTTAGGTACGCCCATCAGTTTGATTATGATGAGCAAAAAATGCTGGAAATCATATGCAGGCAGGCGGCAGTTTCTATCCATACGCTTAAATTGTATAAAAAGGTCTCCTACGCCTATCAGAATTCTAAATTTGTGAATGAAGAATTAAGATTGACCAAAAGCCGACTGGAAGAAAGCAATAAAAACCTTTTAGAATTAGACCGTTTAAAATCCATGTTTATTGCCAATATATCTCATGAATTAAAGACCCCTTTAAATACGATTATTGGTTTTTCAGAACTTTTAATATCCAGTCTGGAAGATAAAGTTTCCGAGCAAAACATGAAAGACCTTAATAATATTTATCAAAGCGGTAAATATCTTCTAAGAATAATAAACGATATTTTGGACTTATCAAAGATTGAAGCCGGAAAAGTTGAGTTTGAAAATGAAGAAGTGGATTTATATGAAATTGTATTAAATGGAGCAATGACCTTAAGATCTTTGATAGGGGATAAAAATATTGAGATCAAATATAATTTTGACCCCAATTTGCCCAAAATAATAGGAGATGAAACGAGAATTCAGCAGGTACTTTACAATATTATTGGAAACGCAGCGAAGTTTACCAATGAGGGCAGTATTACGATTTCTGCCTGGGCAGATTTTGAAAACCAAAGAGCAATTTTTTCTGTTGAAGATACGGGAATAGGTATTAAAAAAGAAGATCAAAATAAAGTATTCGAACGCTTTGCTCAGATATCCAATAAACAATATAATATCGAAGAAAAGGGCAGTGGCTTAGGCATGACGATTACAAAAGAGCTTCTTAGCAGAATGGGTGGAGAGATTTGGTTTAAAAGTACTTATAAAAAAGGAACAACATTTTATTTTTCTTTGCCTTTGAATAAACAATAA
- a CDS encoding VanW family protein, producing MDGDNLNIRPRKLVLFLKVLIVILLAIGVLVIGAYFYIRKVVCSYKDTICQGIWIENISVGGLTKEEAKEKLIKEVQKNEYNKKIVLFYEDKKWILPYNKWDGNYDYDEILHKAFSIGHTGSLIERYKDIRFNKNRLLFLSYTFDEETVYNQIEALAKEINKEPRNAILKRQNDRFQIENEVLGIEMDVESTAKKVIRLISEKREGVVEVIVNKTDPIYTKEILSKVKDLVGSFSTEFDLNNTERVNNLTVAAQKLNGQVINVDEVFSLNKVISPFTVEEGYTEAPAIVNGELVPDIGGGVCQIASTLYNAVLFADLEILERTNHSLPVSYVELGRDATIAGDQIDFKFKNTTSFPIYIESYVRGNKVYVNLYGCKEEESPYTIEFESVVVETTPPPEDKIVYDSTLEKGKEIVTVKPLEGKKVELYKKIYENGQLISKTLVNTSYYRPRGAEIHIGTWENKVFISESEDQ from the coding sequence ATGGATGGAGACAATCTGAATATAAGGCCAAGAAAACTTGTGCTTTTTTTAAAAGTTCTGATAGTCATTCTCCTAGCTATTGGAGTCCTGGTCATTGGGGCTTATTTTTATATACGAAAAGTTGTATGCTCTTATAAAGATACTATATGCCAAGGGATATGGATTGAAAACATATCGGTAGGAGGATTGACTAAGGAAGAGGCTAAAGAGAAATTAATAAAAGAAGTACAAAAAAATGAATACAATAAGAAAATAGTACTTTTTTATGAAGACAAGAAATGGATTTTACCTTATAATAAATGGGACGGTAATTATGATTATGATGAAATCCTTCATAAAGCATTTTCCATAGGTCATACGGGAAGCCTTATAGAAAGATATAAAGACATTAGATTTAATAAAAATAGACTATTGTTCCTATCCTATACATTTGATGAGGAAACTGTTTACAATCAAATAGAAGCTTTAGCAAAAGAGATTAATAAAGAACCAAGAAATGCGATTCTAAAAAGACAAAATGATCGTTTTCAAATAGAAAATGAAGTTTTAGGAATAGAAATGGATGTTGAAAGTACGGCTAAAAAAGTGATAAGATTAATTTCAGAAAAAAGAGAAGGCGTTGTAGAAGTAATCGTCAATAAGACTGATCCCATATACACTAAAGAGATTTTATCAAAAGTTAAGGATCTAGTAGGTTCCTTTTCAACAGAATTTGATTTGAATAATACCGAAAGAGTTAATAACCTGACAGTAGCAGCTCAAAAGTTAAATGGGCAGGTTATCAATGTTGATGAAGTTTTTTCATTAAATAAAGTTATTTCTCCTTTTACTGTTGAAGAGGGCTATACAGAAGCGCCGGCCATTGTTAATGGAGAGCTGGTTCCTGATATTGGAGGCGGAGTGTGTCAAATTGCCAGCACATTATATAATGCAGTTCTTTTTGCAGATTTAGAAATCTTGGAACGAACAAATCATTCTCTTCCAGTTTCATATGTTGAACTGGGAAGAGACGCAACAATAGCAGGGGACCAGATTGATTTTAAATTTAAAAATACAACTTCATTTCCAATTTATATAGAAAGCTATGTTAGAGGGAATAAAGTGTATGTTAATTTATATGGGTGTAAAGAAGAAGAATCACCATATACTATTGAGTTTGAATCCGTTGTTGTTGAAACGACTCCACCACCGGAGGATAAAATAGTATACGATTCCACCCTTGAGAAAGGAAAAGAAATTGTTACAGTAAAACCTTTAGAAGGAAAGAAGGTTGAACTATACAAAAAAATTTACGAAAATGGTCAATTGATAAGCAAAACATTAGTGAACACCAGTTATTATCGCCCAAGGGGTGCTGAAATACATATAGGTACTTGGGAGAATAAAGTTTTTATATCGGAGAGTGAAGATCAATGA
- a CDS encoding DUF2225 domain-containing protein codes for MSLEDYLYEKTVECPVCGNTFTVIAVKQKAYVVESRDTDFCVRYKEINPLLYDVWICQLCGYAAQKSTFPDISFKRAKLIQEYITPKWVARESEKIIDYDKAISRFKLALISAQISKAKASEVAGLCLKIAWTYRFMGETEKEKNFLTNALDKYLEAYAKERFPLENMDEPTVTYLIGELYRRLGNLEEAATWYSKVINTRAGSERVQKLAREQWHLVKEELKKNSAS; via the coding sequence ATGAGTTTAGAAGATTATCTTTATGAGAAAACTGTGGAATGCCCCGTATGCGGCAATACATTTACAGTGATTGCTGTAAAGCAAAAGGCATATGTTGTTGAAAGCAGAGATACTGACTTTTGTGTACGCTACAAAGAAATTAATCCCTTACTTTATGATGTTTGGATTTGTCAGTTGTGCGGATATGCGGCTCAAAAAAGTACTTTCCCGGACATTTCCTTTAAAAGAGCAAAATTAATTCAGGAATACATTACACCAAAATGGGTTGCCAGGGAATCTGAAAAGATCATAGATTATGACAAAGCCATCAGCAGATTTAAGCTGGCATTAATAAGTGCTCAAATCAGCAAGGCAAAAGCAAGTGAAGTAGCTGGATTATGCCTAAAAATAGCATGGACTTACCGCTTTATGGGAGAGACTGAAAAAGAAAAGAATTTTCTTACCAATGCTCTGGATAAATATTTAGAAGCCTATGCAAAGGAAAGATTCCCTTTGGAAAATATGGATGAACCTACGGTAACTTATTTAATTGGAGAATTGTATAGAAGACTTGGTAACTTAGAGGAAGCAGCTACGTGGTACTCTAAAGTTATCAATACCAGAGCGGGTTCTGAAAGGGTCCAAAAGCTTGCCAGAGAACAATGGCATTTAGTTAAAGAGGAACTAAAGAAAAACTCGGCATCTTAG
- a CDS encoding AIR synthase family protein, whose product MKIGKVPPYVLRELVFNTIKNQRNEIILGPGIGEDCSAIRLKDDEIFLVSTDPITGAVEDAGYLAVHVSCNDIASSGGEPIGILLTILLPETSSAEQLHRFMKDAEKAANEVNIEIIGGHTEITDAVNRPVISSTAIGKVHKDQIVYTNNAKIGQDIIMTKWAGLEGTTILAKDFEKELSSQFSKEFLENAQSLNKSLSVVPEGRIAAQYGATSMHDATEGGILGAVWEIAEASNVGVEIFLDEVPVKKETVDICKHFGISPYKLISSGCMIITAFEGQKLIDILKKNDIDAKIIGRITHKDRVYRHNNLIIPLEQPDTDELYKVIAK is encoded by the coding sequence ATGAAAATTGGAAAGGTTCCCCCTTATGTATTAAGGGAACTTGTATTTAACACGATAAAAAATCAACGAAACGAAATTATCCTTGGACCGGGGATTGGAGAAGACTGTTCTGCCATTCGTTTAAAAGACGATGAGATATTTCTTGTTTCAACGGATCCTATTACAGGAGCTGTAGAAGATGCTGGATATCTGGCAGTTCATGTTTCTTGCAATGATATTGCATCCAGCGGAGGAGAACCGATAGGGATTTTATTAACCATACTGCTCCCGGAAACATCTTCTGCAGAGCAACTTCATAGATTCATGAAAGACGCAGAAAAAGCCGCAAATGAAGTGAATATTGAAATCATCGGAGGGCATACCGAAATAACCGATGCCGTCAATCGCCCTGTGATTTCATCAACGGCAATAGGAAAGGTACACAAGGATCAAATCGTTTATACGAATAATGCTAAAATAGGACAAGATATCATCATGACCAAATGGGCAGGACTGGAAGGAACGACTATTTTGGCTAAGGACTTCGAGAAAGAATTATCGAGCCAATTTTCAAAGGAATTTTTAGAAAATGCGCAGAGTTTAAATAAATCTTTATCTGTAGTACCTGAAGGAAGGATTGCAGCTCAGTACGGGGCAACTTCCATGCATGATGCAACAGAAGGCGGAATCCTGGGTGCTGTTTGGGAAATAGCTGAAGCTTCTAATGTTGGGGTTGAAATATTCTTAGATGAAGTGCCCGTAAAAAAAGAGACAGTGGACATCTGCAAACACTTTGGCATTTCTCCTTATAAATTAATTTCCAGCGGATGTATGATTATTACTGCTTTTGAAGGTCAAAAACTGATTGACATACTTAAAAAGAATGATATTGATGCAAAGATTATAGGCAGGATCACTCATAAAGACAGGGTATATAGACATAATAATCTTATTATACCTTTAGAACAACCGGATACAGATGAACTTTACAAAGTTATAGCGAAATAA
- a CDS encoding VWA domain-containing protein — MNFYNPWGFLGLIAIPIIILMYLLKQKYEEVKVPSLFLWEQALSHSEAYKPWQKLRKNLLLFIQLLAAALLVMALAKPYLYGKGEMAGSYILILDSSMSMQAEDEKPNRFENAKNKMEHFINTLEPDAEISLIVMEKEPYILVNKSTEKNTVIKKLKEVEVSNTEGNSEDTASLVQAIYEQTKGKIYLFSDEAMSVPNLDMEFVQVGQSSDNCGIVLLSHSKEEEQIAVLVRVKNFGKAPRKISVSLYGDEELIDVKDVELFAGKEENVFFAGIPKGIEILKAEIDSDDILKTDNTMYDVVHEDVKQKVLLVTEQNIFLEQILSILPQVELYKGNLENEELPTGYYLYIFDGKMPPALPKDGHILAFNPEENNPLVKVEGEVTVDTILPSESKLFELIREMDFAIAKTKKMVLPEWGEEILSSEKTPLIFSGELQKQKVIVCGFDLHDTDLPIKKEFPIFIYNIMQWFIPSDVNNLKNIIAGDTIEFEILPEAQEVSLVDPKGNVEKLAPPFPAQPYKNTDTLGIYVLKQKGKNEDNFYSFAVNPPVESESDLNRTDQDNITVEDHAAKEEITSGNRSLKNIFILLVLLLLILEWWIYIRRDKQFFLTSIRCIVVILLIFSLLGLEIKQSIDTTTTIFAVDLSDSSKASLEEVEDFIQESIGFKSDKDEVGIVSFGGNAVVEISPKLEPDFSGFDTIVNAHSTDISQGIKLSASLIPEESKKRIVLISDGQENMGDALSQAKTMAGQNIKVDVVQTKNSISDEVQLTDLTIPQYLNLHQEFTAQIRVDSLVDTQGVLKIYNGKNLVETQTINIRKGQNRFVFSDKAEEGGGRIYRVELEADIDSIRENNVAYGYTYVEDIPHILLIEKNNSGEEIEKLLEGTKVEINTIEPHIAPAQMDELSQYDGVILANISGDDLDEKFLSNLENYVSHLGGGLVVTGGENAYALGNYFDTPLETLLPVEMELKDKNNIPDMGLMIVTDRSGSMEEAPYGISKLELAKEAAIRAAEVLHSFDKIGVIAFDDLPQDIVKFQAIDNNLENIKKDIASISPGGGTSIIPALRDAYEVLRSGDTKVKHIILLTDGQAERSGYNELIGLMKASGITLSTVAVGRSSDTALLEELAQKGSGRYYYTDEFSDLPKIFMKETMMAGKTYINNETFYPKVSGFSPILGDIEEVAPLNGYIATTPKNRGEVLLKSEKDDPILAVWRYGLGKAAAWTSDVHNQWSSDWLSSDSGVKILRNMISWVLRKPMSDTIEVEGKVIGDQIEVNAQVQNSDLAEEIEVNVVKPDLTQQTMVLKPTAPGRYTGRFDGSDLGAYMLNFQINRNGETESIHTGINIPYSPEYDIRKITSETTLLNKIAQITGGKVLKDAKEVFRPMDESIYGKKDITWILLVLSLLLYLLDIAYRRIGFIRGTIDSGILLAAGKLKNVKREQSNQEIIKQERKRPKKEKPKDNKAVDTEKQKAVIQEQKRENTTAALLNQKRKRIKK, encoded by the coding sequence ATGAATTTTTACAATCCGTGGGGGTTTTTAGGCCTTATTGCTATACCCATCATTATATTGATGTATTTGTTAAAGCAAAAGTATGAAGAAGTCAAGGTTCCAAGTTTATTTCTTTGGGAGCAGGCTTTAAGTCATTCCGAAGCCTATAAACCATGGCAAAAGCTCAGGAAGAATCTTTTGCTTTTTATACAGCTTCTTGCGGCAGCTTTGCTTGTAATGGCTTTGGCAAAACCCTATTTATACGGAAAAGGGGAAATGGCAGGAAGTTATATTCTTATTCTTGACAGCTCCATGAGTATGCAGGCAGAGGACGAAAAACCTAACAGATTTGAAAATGCAAAGAATAAGATGGAACACTTTATTAACACTTTAGAACCCGATGCTGAGATCTCTCTTATTGTTATGGAGAAAGAACCTTATATTCTGGTGAATAAGTCCACTGAAAAAAATACAGTAATCAAAAAGCTGAAGGAAGTAGAGGTATCCAATACAGAGGGTAACAGTGAAGATACAGCTTCCTTGGTACAGGCCATTTATGAGCAGACAAAAGGAAAAATCTATTTGTTTTCCGATGAGGCTATGTCTGTTCCTAATTTAGACATGGAGTTCGTACAGGTAGGTCAAAGTTCCGATAATTGTGGGATTGTATTACTATCCCACTCAAAGGAAGAAGAACAAATAGCCGTATTGGTTAGGGTGAAAAACTTTGGAAAGGCCCCAAGAAAAATATCCGTATCCCTTTATGGAGACGAAGAATTAATAGATGTAAAGGACGTAGAGCTTTTTGCTGGTAAAGAAGAAAATGTCTTTTTTGCAGGGATTCCGAAAGGAATAGAAATATTAAAAGCTGAAATAGATTCTGATGATATTTTAAAAACAGATAATACCATGTATGATGTGGTACATGAAGATGTCAAGCAAAAGGTTTTATTGGTGACGGAACAGAATATCTTTTTAGAGCAGATTCTGTCTATTCTTCCTCAAGTGGAATTATATAAAGGTAATTTAGAAAACGAAGAACTCCCTACGGGATATTATTTATATATCTTTGACGGGAAAATGCCTCCTGCTTTACCAAAGGACGGGCACATTTTGGCATTTAATCCGGAAGAGAATAATCCTTTGGTAAAAGTTGAAGGAGAAGTCACAGTAGATACTATTTTACCATCGGAAAGCAAACTCTTTGAACTGATCAGGGAAATGGATTTTGCAATCGCTAAAACAAAGAAGATGGTTCTTCCTGAATGGGGAGAAGAAATCCTTAGCTCGGAAAAAACACCTTTAATCTTCTCTGGTGAATTACAGAAACAGAAGGTTATTGTGTGCGGCTTTGATTTACATGATACAGACTTACCTATAAAAAAAGAATTTCCTATTTTTATATATAATATCATGCAGTGGTTTATCCCTTCTGATGTTAATAATTTAAAGAACATTATCGCAGGAGATACGATTGAGTTTGAAATATTGCCTGAAGCTCAGGAAGTAAGTTTAGTTGACCCAAAAGGAAATGTAGAGAAACTGGCACCTCCTTTTCCGGCGCAGCCCTATAAAAACACCGATACATTGGGAATATATGTCCTTAAACAAAAGGGTAAAAATGAAGACAACTTTTATTCTTTTGCAGTCAATCCGCCTGTAGAATCGGAATCTGACTTAAATCGGACGGATCAAGATAATATTACAGTTGAAGACCATGCTGCAAAAGAAGAGATTACCTCAGGAAATCGAAGTTTAAAAAATATATTCATCCTTTTAGTACTGCTTTTGCTTATCCTTGAATGGTGGATATACATTCGGAGGGATAAACAATTTTTTCTCACAAGTATCAGATGTATAGTTGTGATACTGCTCATTTTTTCTTTATTGGGACTTGAAATTAAGCAGAGTATAGATACAACAACCACTATCTTTGCCGTAGATTTATCCGATAGCTCTAAGGCATCTTTAGAAGAAGTGGAGGATTTTATTCAAGAATCCATCGGATTCAAAAGTGATAAAGATGAAGTGGGAATCGTTAGCTTTGGAGGCAATGCGGTCGTTGAAATCAGCCCAAAGTTAGAGCCGGATTTTTCAGGCTTTGATACGATTGTCAATGCTCATTCTACGGATATTTCCCAGGGAATAAAACTATCCGCTTCCTTGATTCCGGAAGAATCAAAAAAGCGTATTGTACTCATTTCAGACGGACAAGAAAATATGGGGGATGCCTTAAGCCAAGCTAAAACAATGGCTGGACAGAACATAAAGGTAGATGTAGTCCAAACTAAGAATTCTATTTCTGATGAAGTACAACTAACGGATTTAACGATTCCCCAGTATTTAAATCTACATCAGGAATTTACTGCTCAAATTAGAGTGGACAGTTTAGTAGATACCCAAGGGGTTCTTAAAATATATAATGGAAAGAATTTAGTAGAAACCCAAACTATAAATATAAGAAAGGGACAAAATAGATTCGTTTTCTCCGACAAAGCAGAAGAAGGGGGAGGCAGAATTTATCGTGTCGAGCTGGAGGCGGACATAGATAGCATTCGTGAAAATAACGTAGCTTACGGGTATACTTACGTAGAAGATATCCCTCATATACTTTTGATTGAGAAAAATAACAGCGGAGAAGAAATTGAAAAATTATTAGAAGGGACCAAGGTTGAAATCAATACCATAGAACCACATATTGCTCCTGCTCAAATGGATGAATTATCCCAGTATGACGGAGTTATTTTAGCCAATATCTCAGGAGACGATTTAGATGAAAAGTTTCTTAGTAATTTAGAAAATTATGTGAGCCATTTGGGAGGAGGTTTAGTAGTAACCGGCGGAGAAAATGCCTATGCCCTGGGAAACTATTTTGATACCCCTTTAGAAACACTACTGCCGGTAGAAATGGAGTTAAAGGATAAAAATAATATTCCGGATATGGGGCTTATGATTGTTACCGACAGATCCGGAAGTATGGAGGAAGCTCCTTATGGCATTTCAAAGCTGGAATTAGCCAAGGAAGCGGCCATCCGTGCAGCAGAGGTTTTACATTCCTTTGATAAAATTGGGGTTATTGCATTTGATGATCTGCCTCAAGACATTGTAAAATTTCAAGCTATAGACAATAATCTCGAAAACATTAAGAAGGATATTGCAAGCATCTCTCCTGGAGGCGGAACCAGCATCATACCTGCTCTTAGAGACGCTTATGAGGTTCTTCGTAGTGGAGACACGAAGGTTAAGCATATTATTCTTCTTACAGACGGCCAAGCAGAACGATCAGGCTATAACGAGCTCATTGGACTGATGAAAGCATCGGGTATCACTTTATCCACAGTGGCTGTGGGCAGATCCTCTGACACGGCTTTATTGGAGGAATTAGCACAAAAGGGGAGCGGAAGGTATTATTATACCGATGAGTTTTCCGATTTGCCCAAAATCTTTATGAAAGAAACAATGATGGCAGGTAAAACTTATATCAACAATGAAACCTTCTATCCCAAAGTAAGCGGATTCTCTCCTATATTGGGGGATATAGAGGAAGTGGCGCCACTCAACGGATATATTGCCACTACCCCTAAAAACCGTGGAGAAGTCCTTTTAAAAAGTGAAAAGGACGATCCTATTTTAGCGGTTTGGAGATATGGTTTAGGAAAGGCGGCAGCCTGGACTTCGGATGTACACAATCAGTGGAGCTCAGACTGGTTGTCCTCAGATTCCGGAGTTAAAATTCTAAGGAATATGATTTCATGGGTGCTCAGAAAGCCAATGAGTGATACTATTGAAGTAGAGGGAAAAGTTATTGGAGACCAGATCGAAGTCAACGCCCAAGTTCAAAATTCAGATTTAGCTGAAGAAATAGAAGTCAATGTAGTAAAGCCGGATTTAACCCAGCAGACTATGGTACTTAAACCTACTGCACCCGGTCGATATACAGGCAGATTTGATGGCAGTGACTTAGGCGCTTATATGCTGAACTTCCAAATTAACAGGAATGGAGAAACAGAATCCATTCATACGGGAATTAATATCCCTTATTCGCCGGAATACGATATTCGTAAAATCACTTCAGAAACAACCCTATTAAATAAAATCGCTCAAATAACAGGGGGGAAGGTTCTAAAGGATGCTAAAGAAGTCTTTAGGCCTATGGACGAATCGATTTATGGGAAAAAAGACATTACTTGGATTCTTCTTGTTCTAAGTCTACTGCTTTACCTTTTAGATATTGCTTATAGAAGGATAGGATTTATTCGGGGCACAATAGATAGCGGAATACTTTTAGCAGCCGGAAAGCTGAAAAACGTAAAAAGAGAACAGAGCAATCAGGAGATTATTAAGCAGGAAAGAAAAAGGCCTAAAAAAGAAAAACCAAAGGATAATAAAGCAGTGGATACAGAAAAGCAAAAAGCTGTTATTCAGGAACAAAAACGTGAAAATACAACTGCAGCTTTATTAAATCAAAAGAGAAAAAGAATAAAGAAATAA
- a CDS encoding S-layer homology domain-containing protein, whose amino-acid sequence MLKKIQIILFVIVLSVVSFKPSFAATDSQIQAGNKLRTLKILAGYEDGSLRLDNHITRAEIATILVRVLGYENTIIVGMEEQKFKDVKDSHWASSNIKKAAKLGLITGYPDGSFKPNQDITYAEITAMMVRITKQDKNLEGVWPNNYINKGRQLGIVQEENINFNQKVTRGTVAELLWNTLLVKIK is encoded by the coding sequence ATGCTTAAAAAGATTCAAATTATCCTTTTTGTGATTGTATTGTCTGTTGTATCTTTTAAACCTTCTTTTGCCGCCACAGATAGCCAAATACAAGCTGGAAATAAACTTCGTACACTAAAAATTTTGGCTGGATATGAAGACGGTTCTCTTCGTTTGGACAATCATATAACCAGAGCTGAAATTGCAACGATTTTAGTCCGAGTGTTGGGATACGAAAATACTATTATCGTTGGTATGGAGGAACAAAAATTCAAAGATGTTAAAGACAGTCATTGGGCCTCAAGCAACATCAAGAAGGCAGCTAAACTGGGATTAATTACAGGATATCCTGACGGAAGCTTTAAACCGAATCAAGATATAACTTACGCAGAAATTACGGCAATGATGGTGAGAATTACGAAGCAAGATAAAAATCTTGAAGGAGTCTGGCCCAATAATTATATTAATAAAGGAAGACAGCTCGGCATTGTTCAGGAAGAAAATATTAATTTTAATCAAAAAGTTACCAGAGGCACAGTAGCTGAACTCCTGTGGAATACGTTGCTCGTAAAAATAAAATAA
- a CDS encoding DUF4097 family beta strand repeat-containing protein — MSEEKMMILKMLEQGKITPNEASELLNAIKDRESGKTSSTQSDFGKKVEILSKDLEPKIRTAAKTLLDKTASFADKLSKSLSDSNTFSAFIGGKEKTLELYAGGRPNAELRLNAKNGIIYIKGYNGDKITAKINYVPKDAAHDIELVESGNTFYLNYDEAYFNRVAVEAFVPERLFPKLYLETYNEKILVDGFKAEEMNIYTSKGSIELRNLTAGKLDLETNNGKVILENITGKSMKAVTSNGTIELKQCDVEKIDLTTSEASIILDSGSKELRESDFYQWHAETSNAAIKINTLKDPRVGYDLKANTSLNGVQINIGNMNYKVNEKNYVKGLSNNYSIAHKKVCLDLETSNAPIIID, encoded by the coding sequence ATGAGTGAAGAAAAGATGATGATATTAAAAATGTTAGAGCAAGGCAAGATTACCCCTAATGAAGCCTCAGAGCTTTTGAATGCAATAAAAGATAGAGAATCCGGAAAAACTTCTTCCACCCAATCAGACTTTGGGAAAAAAGTTGAAATACTATCAAAAGATTTAGAGCCTAAGATCAGAACGGCGGCTAAAACATTGTTAGATAAAACTGCTTCTTTTGCAGACAAACTTTCGAAATCTTTATCAGACTCCAATACCTTTTCAGCTTTTATTGGTGGGAAAGAAAAGACTTTGGAACTTTATGCAGGAGGCAGACCTAATGCTGAACTCAGATTAAATGCTAAAAATGGCATAATCTATATTAAAGGATATAACGGGGATAAGATTACTGCAAAAATAAACTATGTTCCTAAGGATGCCGCTCATGATATTGAATTAGTCGAATCAGGCAATACATTCTATTTAAATTATGATGAGGCATACTTTAATAGGGTAGCAGTGGAGGCCTTTGTTCCGGAGAGATTGTTTCCAAAACTTTATTTGGAAACCTATAATGAAAAAATACTGGTTGACGGATTTAAGGCAGAGGAAATGAATATTTATACCTCTAAAGGATCTATAGAGCTTAGGAATCTTACAGCGGGGAAATTAGATCTGGAAACCAATAATGGAAAAGTGATTTTAGAGAATATAACAGGAAAATCTATGAAAGCAGTAACCTCAAACGGAACGATCGAATTAAAGCAGTGTGATGTTGAAAAAATTGACCTTACAACCTCTGAAGCCTCGATCATATTGGATTCCGGTTCAAAAGAATTAAGAGAATCCGATTTTTATCAATGGCATGCGGAAACCTCCAATGCAGCGATTAAAATAAATACTTTAAAAGATCCACGGGTAGGATATGATTTGAAGGCAAATACATCATTAAATGGCGTTCAAATCAATATTGGCAATATGAATTATAAAGTCAATGAAAAAAATTATGTCAAAGGACTTTCGAATAATTATTCCATAGCACATAAAAAGGTATGTTTAGACTTAGAAACCTCCAATGCCCCCATTATTATTGATTAG